In Macaca fascicularis isolate 582-1 chromosome 12, T2T-MFA8v1.1, the genomic stretch ATGCCAGTCATCAAAACTATGGAAAAACAGTGCTTACGTTTAGAAAAATAAGATCACAGGACCTCAGATGTATTGTAGGTGGCCCTTAACTACCTGTAGTTGAAAAGTTTTGCTATATGGTACAGTGTAAAACATATTGAATTATAAATTCCATAGGGGAAGTAAACATAGAACCCACAACAACAACTCAGCTCATCTTAGGAGTTATCACTGAAAATAACAATGTGTTTTGTGTTCCATGATGTCTGAAGAACAAAAAATTGGTTTACAGTTTGAAACACATTCTTCTTTCAAGAATAAAGTTACTTATACCATTTTAAACCACCAAAGTCCTACCCAGAAAACTCTAAACTTTCCTGTCGTCCATCATAATCCTGAATATCAGTGGCAAATCAGAATCTCTTAGGTGACAAATCTTTATGAATCAAGTGATTTTTTCAAAGCATGATCTGCCTTAGTAGAAATGGACTGCTTTTAAATTCCCACAAAATAAACAAGCCAGTGATAAAGAAACAATATTTCCAtcccttctctcttctgtttcttcctcaTCATAATTAGGCAGAGCAAATGACACTGCGtccataaaataagaattatcgacagtaataatattaaaaaaaaataaaaggtatgtCAACATCTGAGGGAAGGTGGGATTGTAAGTGCAGTATTTCTTCATGTGCAGTTCTTTACTTCATAGGGGTCCCCTTTGGAATGAAAAGGCCTAGTGGAATGTGTGCTCCCCTCGAACAATGTGTGATGAAAACTCATAACGGTCCTGGCTTCTGTAGCCACAGATGTTGCATTCCAGTGGGTCCCGGTAGCCATGGCAACCCATGTGAATGGTGTACATGACATGGTCTAGGAAAAGGACTCGGCAGTGCTCACACTTGAAGGCCCTAATCTGTTCTCCTTCTCCATTGAAGACCTTGTAGATGTCCTTCAGAGAGCCCTTAGGAGCCTTGGTAGTATCCAAAGCTTTGACATCCTCCTTCATGTAAGCTGGGCTTTGTTTCCTCTTGGGATTTAAGGCAGGGTTTCCTTGGTAGGACTGGTGGTCATCATGGCTGCTTTCTGAGTCAGTGGAATCCAGGCAGCTATTGCTGGGAGAGGCCTCTCTTTCCTGGGGTCGACTCTTTGGTCTGATGAGAGAGATGGGGCCATCCATGTTGTTTTCATGACTATCAGCAGTTTCCCTGCTAATGGGTCTTTCTATCCTATTTGGATGATAGACCTGAGAATAAGCTGAGCTTATAACCGGGGCCACTTCAGCGATTGTGCTTGGCGGGTGCTGCATCAGAGGGTGAAGGGCCTCAGCTCCAAGGTAGGTGATTGCATTGTTGATGGCTTGGTCCATCATATGAGACTGCATCAGCTCAGCCTCCTTCTCATATGTTAAGTTCATATCAAAGTGAATATCTGGGTAGCTGAATCGCATGAGCTTTTCCCCTGGAAAGGAATGGGAGgtgaaagaagttaaaaaaaaaaattagtatcagattaaaaatatgaaaggGTACAAAGTTGACTGATTGCCTCCATTTTTCATAGTTTGGTATATATTACCAAATTATGCTCAAGTATTTGAGCAATTCTGCTGAtgctcacactttttttttttttttttttttgagacagagtctcactctgttgcccaggccaaagtgcagtggtgtgatctctgctcactgcaacctcctcctccccagttcAAGGGATTTCACGCCTCAGCCActcgagtagctagaattacaggcatgcacccccatatctggctaatgtttgtatttttagtagagatagggttttgccatgttagccaggcttgcctagaactcctggcctcaaataatctgcccactttggcctcccaaagggttacgattacaagcatgagccactggatACGGCCACAAATATTCTtgacatgaaaaaatataaaagcaataaaaatttcaTAAGCCCTTTGCATTTGTTCTGATGCCGTCATGAGAATGCATTTAGTCTGAAAGAGATGATTGAgtctattatattttcattttcttttaaaattctcactTGAACAGAGCTCAAGGAGAATAGGAGGAAGAATAAATACCCAGTAAAAATAAGTCAGAGATTATGATTGATTTTGCATAAAAGTGAGAGTGATCTTGTTATAACAGATGGCACCTCACTGTTGTGTAGGGTTAAGTTGTTTGATTCAGCcactattttagaaaaaatatatataatccaTATATGTCATtctggagattttttaaaagtcattattaaaatacttttaaaagttgtACCACCtaatacaaatgaatgaaatttagggttatttaaaaataaaattaggagtTATTTCAAAACGTATTTTCTTATAAACTTGGAAAATCttgtttcattgttttgcttCTTGAAAttgatattcatttttatatcattcTTTCTTATTTAGACATGTGTATGTGATGGTGCTGGTATGTACACCCATTGCTATCTTCCCATACCTTTTCTTGATTGAAGTATGTTTGTAGTTTTTCCTTAAATATACACcttaacaaatataattttactcCAGTATTATACATCAACATAATGTCTGACTGATAACTATAAAAGAGTTTTGGTGCTTGCAACAGGAAAAGCAGTTTTGATTTTTAGCCACATATTGCTGGTTTTGAACAGaatatttcatcttttaaaaattctgtccaTAAGACAATGTGGTCTCTATTTACCAGTTACTTTTATAGGTAAATCTTACAGATAAATGCTTCTTAAAAACATAGGTGAGTTTCCTATAAATGGTTAATATGTTGTTGTGGATGGATGCTTAACTTGTAATTTTGATGGAAAAATGTTGATCTACAGGCTTGCATTCTAGAAAAACACACTAAAGTAGATAGCATTATTTCAGATTTGAAGAAATGGCCCCTAAGTGAGATCAGTGTAATGATTAGAGTAATAAAAACGGAAAGATAAAATGAGGAGAAATATTTCATGGCACTCAACTTAAAATACATGCAGTGTCAAACATTTCAAAGTTAAGCTAGACAAACCTGATCTATATTCTCAAAGAGTTTACAGTTTGGAAGGAACAATAGTAATTTAAGGATCATTTATGACATAGTGTGATATGTGTGATGGGGTCAAATAAGAGGAATATTTAGCACATACTAGAGGACTaaagaaagacttcttgaaggaaATGGAATTAAGGACAAGAATGTGATTGTAAACATTAGCCAAGTGAGGAAACATGAGGTGGAGCAGCTGGTAGAAAGGATCAGAGACAAGAGGGCATGGCTTATAAATGAGGAATTACTTATACTTCAATAAGGCTGAGAGTGGAAACAAGTGAGAAAGACAAGTTAGATAATATAACGCTAAATATGctaaaaaaattgaatatttccCTAAAGGAATACAGATTGAAGGGGATAAACAGGGAAGTGCCCTGAAGGTATTAATTTAGCAAAGGGGTTTAGGAAATTGTTGCTGTAGGTTTCTGGCCCAGGTTTCTGGCCTAGGAAATTTAGTGGATgacaatgagatagaaaagaTGATGAATTCAGTTTGGGGAGGACTATGAGTAATAGTCATGTCCAGTAAGATTTAGTCTCAAATTCAGAAGACAGACCTGAGATGGAGATGTAGAAATGAGTCATTGGTTGACAGAAAGCAACTTCTGAAGCCAAGGAAATAACTGATATCACCCAGGTAGAGTGTGAAGGGGATGGATCAAAAATAGAACCTGGAATAACACAAGATTTTTCTGCCTATTCATAGATCAGGGAAAGTGGGGTTTGCACTGGGCCCCATGTTTAGGGAGCCCTGGGCCCTTCTCAGGAAATGAAGAGCTTGTAGGGCCAAGGGAATGTGCTGATCTGAAGCTCACTCAGACCCCAGAATTCCTTGACCAAATGGTTCTGAGCCTGCTTCTAGGGTCTACACAGTCCTCTTCATAGGGTCCATAATACTTCATACCAACTGTGCTACTGGTAAGTACACACCTAGGCCTGATGGCCAAGGCACTGGTCTTTATGTACAATGTAGAAAGAACCTGGAGGTGCAGACTGGGGTGTccatacacgtgtgtgtgtgagaccccCTTTGGTAATGGAGAGAACCAGCAGTGGGTCTAAGAGAGCAGCCTAGCTGTAAGCCAGTGCGTGGTTCTGCTCATGCTGCCAAGGTGTAGTGTAGAGCTACAAGAAATCTGAGAATTGCATATTTATTTGAACTTAGTCAAGTTGGAAGGGTAGAAAATACGTTTTACAGTtagattaataatataaaaatatttaggcATATGAATGGGGGCCTGCATTTGGACTTTGCCCAACTTATACAGCTGTTAAGGATAAGTCTATAAGGAATACTGAGCAcagtcagagagagagaacagtgttataaaaaacaagaaaagagtgTGTTTCCAAAGGAATTGACTATTAAATAGTGGCAGACACTCTCTAGGAGCTGTgtaagacactgtcttaaaagaGTCTACTGGATTTGGCACTACAGAAGCTAGTTGTGACCTCAATGAGAATAATTTCAATGGAGTGTGGGAAATAAAAACAGGTTGCATGGACTTGGAAATgagtaggaaaaaaatcatatacaaCAAGCACAGAGATTCTTTCAACAATTTCATCTTTGAAGAAAAGGAGACTATAGGTGTACCTGGAAGGAGACGGGGcttaaaagaagatttttttaaattatgagaaTTTATTGCATTAAATGCTGATAGGAAATGGCTAATAGAGGGGAGAGGTTAAAAATGTaagtgagaaagaggaaaaataatagtgTGAGGTATCTGGGGGGCCAGGATAGGAGAATTCCTATGACAAGAGGAGGAATGAACTTTAATAAGAAAGAGGGATAGTTCTTTCATTGAAATAAGGAAAAAGGATAAAAGTATTTACATGGATGCATACAATCCTACAGAATTGATAATATTATGTTGAAATCATTTCCAGTGATTTTATCCCCTGTGAACATAGATATAGGATCACCAAGGAGTGAGAGAGCATGTTGCAGACAGTAGAGAAGGTTGGCACTGTCATGGTGGAGAGTAGGACAGATGATTGTTCAGGGATGGATTAAAGGATTGCTGCTCCATAGCATGGATGGGCCAGCTGATATTTGGGATCAGTTATTCATTTATCTATATTGATGCCAACTCATCAGCCTGTGGAATTTTCTCCAAAAGTACCAGATGTGCAGGCTGGGGTGCACATCTAGTGAGATACAAGTATGGAAAGGATGCCCAGTCAGCTTTACAAgagagtggggtttcaccaggagAAGGGGATGACAGATCAGCCAACAAAGCAAGAAAGGCAAGAATATTGGCAAGAGAGATGTAGATGTGATGAACCATGGAATCTAAGCTgaataagaaaagagagggagagacaagTAGATATGCAGGAAGTTCAGGGATCATTAGTCTGGAGAATTTGATAAGGTCAAAGAATAGTATTTAACTGAGGCACATGAAGAAGGCAATTTATAATAAGTGTGGAATGATGAAATTTTTTGTTTCAAGAACAATAATAGAAGTAATAACTGTGGCTACTGTTTTGTTATATATTACTAGGACAGAatccaaataaagaaaaatatactctcaaattcttaattaaaaaatataatatatatattttagaatcataatgtaattttctaaaaatctgtCCGTCTTTTCTAAGGAATGCAGTGAAATAAAATTGAGAGTAACATCTCTAAGTCAGGAAACATGACAAAAATGTTACAAAGACTAGACTATATAaattcagaagacagaaagaataataatatattttatatttttccaactACACTAGAGTCTAGTTAGATTTAAACATTTAATGATATCcatcaaaaaaatcaatattaaaaataagtaaactggttgtttatttcttttttcttcatagttacccacaagaacagaaagaaaagttacTGAAAGCCTGAGGCAGTCCTTTGTGTATAACTCAGGGGCTTCAACTGACATAGTATAAACTATGGCCTTTACAGTCGCCCTTCGGCCGTCTTTCAATGAGTTCTCAATAAATCCCTCCAGCTACTCTTAGAGTAGTATTTTGGTGATGTGTTAGTTCTTCAATTTCAGATTAAAAGGAAACCTTCTTTAAGTGTTTATTGAAGTAATGTAATTGTGTTAGTCTCTCCTTCCTGAAATAACCAAAGCAAAGATTTTTCTCTCAATCACCATTTAATCAGGATGTCCCACAATGATGACACTAGAATGTGAGAAtctgtttgaatatttttatccTACATTAAGCCTGCAAGaatagatatattatatatacaatgaaTAACAATTCTTTAACAATTCTTTTCATTGAATCTCtattattcatatttcttttaaaaagtccatGCTTTTTGTATCCTCAGAGACACTCTATGACTTACAGCATGCATTCAGAATGATGCCAACATTGGGCGTATCAAAGAATATCTAAGGGTTTGGAAATGAAAAGGGAAAGTCTAAATATATGATATTTAATCTTTTCAGTTCAAAATCATAGGCtggatgaaaaaacaaagatcaaaatataaaataaagaaccaAACATGAAACATCTTGAATGTAGGTTGCTGCATTATTTTTCCAATAcagaattttggggaaaaaaaaaagaaaaattatctttgttccagacaaaatactaaaataattaacccatttatgcctgaggttgaattttttttaatttttgcaatcagaccttggtgatgaccttgagcagtgggatataaataactcccacatgcttagcttTCCAATAATGGAACATTAGGCATAAATGttaacaggttaaaaaaaaaaaacagttaaaaactggcactaatgaaaattttaaaacagattacAAAACTGGCCAACAGGCTGGACCATTTCTCTTCtgtatgattattttttaaacaaattaatactTTCTATTTTACATGTAATTTCACTTTATATATCATCACATTTTGAGTGGTGACCACTAtcagtctttatttctttttgtgtgtttgtgtgtgttggtgtAAGTGTGGTGCACACAGAGTGGCAGAGAGTAGAAAAGAATAATGGAGAAAAGAGATGGGTATTTATTTCATGAACTGAAACACACCATATATATTTCTAATACATGGGAACTTGCCTTTTCCTATTAAAATCGCcttgcaaagaaacaaaaacatttgtaATGCTTACCCACAAACTTTTGTGGAGTGGAGCTTTTACGTTTTCCCATATTCCCCGTGAGCTTCTCTATGACAGCAGGTCTCTCAAAAGGCACCAGAGAAATATTGTTGTCCATAATAGGCTCTTGTTCCTTACAATCTTCCATAGGAGGTACTATACAAAACCACAGAAAAATGCAATCTGATAATTTCTTCAACATTTTGGATGATACAAAGCTGGATTTGCCATCTCAATATGTGTTATAAAAGCTAGTATGCTTGAATAGAAGCAAGTAGAAAGAATACCTTGTAGTGTGAAAGTATACTCTTTAaatctgcacacacacatatacaccagaggatttatttttatttgagtctCTCTTAAATCCATGACATACACTGTTGCCACTATTGGTGGCAAACTTGTTCATGTGGTTTCTCATCTTATTCCCCTGAAAGTGTTTTTAGCACTGACTAAAATCAATACTACTTTTAAGACTGCATTATTTTCAAGGcttttagagtttattttttaaaaacaatttaaaaacaagtcAACTTGTTTTAGAGAAAAGCTTAAACAGACATACAAAATAACAGCATgatatttaactatttttcttaACCCATGTATTTTCCTGCAGCATATTTTCTATTTGATAGGCTGTTAGCCTTATTGGCAGTAGCTTAAATACCTGTACCAAGCAGCCCTCATGAAGGAGAGCCAATTCTGAACATGTCTATGCACAGTAAACTGTGGCAGCTTTAtgattgtaatttattttaaaaagagctctTCAGCAGGAAGAAGAATCCATTTCCAAATTGGCACATTGGCTCACTAAACTACTGCCCTAATTCATTTGACATACACTCTCCAATGCTGTTCCCTATTCATCCCATTTGTCCAAGTTGCTACGGGCTAATATGTTAGCCCTTAGACATTGACATTCATAGTGCAAAGAACTTACAACAGTTGTTTTTTGAGTAGAAATACCACCCAAGGATGTTTAATTAAAGATAGGGTAACAACTCAGACACGGCAAATCAGTTGATTAAAAACAGTGTTCTCAGGAAAGAACATAACTTATTACTTGTTCTTTATTATTGTTGCTTTCTCCAGTTGCATTTGTGCCAGCACTGTTTGGAAACCTAAAGCTTTCATTTCTTAGAATAATTTTACTTGTTCAGTATGCACTGTAAAAATGATTTACTCTGATCCTTTCATTTGTATAAGATAGTCCCACTGTGTACAAAAAATGTCTTCTCATTTATAAGGGGATCCTCTTGGCAGACACAAAAATAAGTGAGAAAGCAAGAGATGAAAGTTAGGAAAACCGAGTGTACAATTCAGTTGACGTATTTAATAACCAATAGGTTGCTAATTTTGAAAAAGTGAAACATAGtgtgaaaaaatgttttcatgattTGGACATGTTTAAAGAAATCAACATTCCATCCAAGTTTTGATTAACCTATAGATGGGTCAGAAAAATTGAACTGTAATCTACATTTAATAAGAAGTCCTCTGGCTATGAATAGCAAGGGATTGTGCAATCATTTGAtgttaatttgaagaaaaatttccAAGGTGAGACTG encodes the following:
- the IKZF2 gene encoding zinc finger protein Helios isoform X9, yielding MQSDEECDRKPLSREDEIRGHDEGSSLEEPLIESSEVADNRKVQELQGEGGIRLPNGKLKCDVCGMVCIGPNVLMVHKRSHTGERPFHCNQCGASFTQKGNLLRHIKLHSGEKPFKCPFCSYACRRRDALTGHLRTHSVGKPHKCNYCGRSYKQRSSLEEHKERCHNYLQNVSMEAAGQVMSHHVPPMEDCKEQEPIMDNNISLVPFERPAVIEKLTGNMGKRKSSTPQKFVGEKLMRFSYPDIHFDMNLTYEKEAELMQSHMMDQAINNAITYLGAEALHPLMQHPPSTIAEVAPVISSAYSQVYHPNRIERPISRETADSHENNMDGPISLIRPKSRPQEREASPSNSCLDSTDSESSHDDHQSYQGNPALNPKRKQSPAYMKEDVKALDTTKAPKGSLKDIYKVFNGEGEQIRAFKCEHCRVLFLDHVMYTIHMGCHGYRDPLECNICGYRSQDRYEFSSHIVRGEHTFH
- the IKZF2 gene encoding zinc finger protein Helios isoform X8: METEAIDGYITSNSVKLEMQSDEECDRKPLSREDEIRGHDEGSSLEEPLIESSEVADNRKVQELQGEGGIRLPNGKLKCDVCGMVCIGPNVLMVHKRSHTGERPFHCNQCGASFTQKGNLLRHIKLHSGEKPFKCPFCSYACRRRDALTGHLRTHSVGKPHKCNYCGRSYKQRSSLEEHKERCHNYLQNVSMEAAGQVMSHHVPPMEDCKEQEPIMDNNISLVPFERPAVIEKLTGNMGKRKSSTPQKFVGEKLMRFSYPDIHFDMNLTYEKEAELMQSHMMDQAINNAITYLGAEALHPLMQHPPSTIAEVAPVISSAYSQVYHPNRIERPISRETADSHENNMDGPISLIRPKSRPQEREASPSNSCLDSTDSESSHDDHQSYQGNPALNPKRKQSPAYMKEDVKALDTTKAPKGSLKDIYKVFNGEGEQIRAFKCEHCRVLFLDHVMYTIHMGCHGYRDPLECNICGYRSQDRYEFSSHIVRGEHTFH
- the IKZF2 gene encoding zinc finger protein Helios isoform X7; amino-acid sequence: MHCTLTMETEAIDGYITSNSVKLEMQSDEECDRKPLSREDEIRGHDEGSSLEEPLIESSEVADNRKVQELQGEGGIRLPNGKLKCDVCGMVCIGPNVLMVHKRSHTGERPFHCNQCGASFTQKGNLLRHIKLHSGEKPFKCPFCSYACRRRDALTGHLRTHSVGKPHKCNYCGRSYKQRSSLEEHKERCHNYLQNVSMEAAGQVMSHHVPPMEDCKEQEPIMDNNISLVPFERPAVIEKLTGNMGKRKSSTPQKFVGEKLMRFSYPDIHFDMNLTYEKEAELMQSHMMDQAINNAITYLGAEALHPLMQHPPSTIAEVAPVISSAYSQVYHPNRIERPISRETADSHENNMDGPISLIRPKSRPQEREASPSNSCLDSTDSESSHDDHQSYQGNPALNPKRKQSPAYMKEDVKALDTTKAPKGSLKDIYKVFNGEGEQIRAFKCEHCRVLFLDHVMYTIHMGCHGYRDPLECNICGYRSQDRYEFSSHIVRGEHTFH
- the IKZF2 gene encoding zinc finger protein Helios isoform X1; this translates as MHCTLTMETEAIDGYITCDNELSPEREHSNMAIDLTSSTPNGQHASPSHMTSTNSVKLEMQSDEECDRKPLSREDEIRGHDEGSSLEEPLIESSEVADNRKVQELQGEGGIRLPNGKLKCDVCGMVCIGPNVLMVHKRSHTGERPFHCNQCGASFTQKGNLLRHIKLHSGEKPFKCPFCSYACRRRDALTGHLRTHSVGKPHKCNYCGRSYKQRSSLEEHKERCHNYLQNVSMEAAGQVMSHHVPPMEDCKEQEPIMDNNISLVPFERPAVIEKLTGNMGKRKSSTPQKFVGEKLMRFSYPDIHFDMNLTYEKEAELMQSHMMDQAINNAITYLGAEALHPLMQHPPSTIAEVAPVISSAYSQVYHPNRIERPISRETADSHENNMDGPISLIRPKSRPQEREASPSNSCLDSTDSESSHDDHQSYQGNPALNPKRKQSPAYMKEDVKALDTTKAPKGSLKDIYKVFNGEGEQIRAFKCEHCRVLFLDHVMYTIHMGCHGYRDPLECNICGYRSQDRYEFSSHIVRGEHTFH
- the IKZF2 gene encoding zinc finger protein Helios isoform X3, yielding METEAIDGYITCDNELSPEREHSNMAIDLTSSTPNGQHASPSHMTSTNSVKLEMQSDEECDRKPLSREDEIRGHDEGSSLEEPLIESSEVADNRKVQELQGEGGIRLPNGKLKCDVCGMVCIGPNVLMVHKRSHTGERPFHCNQCGASFTQKGNLLRHIKLHSGEKPFKCPFCSYACRRRDALTGHLRTHSVGKPHKCNYCGRSYKQRSSLEEHKERCHNYLQNVSMEAAGQVMSHHVPPMEDCKEQEPIMDNNISLVPFERPAVIEKLTGNMGKRKSSTPQKFVGEKLMRFSYPDIHFDMNLTYEKEAELMQSHMMDQAINNAITYLGAEALHPLMQHPPSTIAEVAPVISSAYSQVYHPNRIERPISRETADSHENNMDGPISLIRPKSRPQEREASPSNSCLDSTDSESSHDDHQSYQGNPALNPKRKQSPAYMKEDVKALDTTKAPKGSLKDIYKVFNGEGEQIRAFKCEHCRVLFLDHVMYTIHMGCHGYRDPLECNICGYRSQDRYEFSSHIVRGEHTFH
- the IKZF2 gene encoding zinc finger protein Helios isoform X5, whose protein sequence is MSLLTSLNYPKVAFGSWCLPVSANSVKLEMQSDEECDRKPLSREDEIRGHDEGSSLEEPLIESSEVADNRKVQELQGEGGIRLPNGKLKCDVCGMVCIGPNVLMVHKRSHTGERPFHCNQCGASFTQKGNLLRHIKLHSGEKPFKCPFCSYACRRRDALTGHLRTHSVGKPHKCNYCGRSYKQRSSLEEHKERCHNYLQNVSMEAAGQVMSHHVPPMEDCKEQEPIMDNNISLVPFERPAVIEKLTGNMGKRKSSTPQKFVGEKLMRFSYPDIHFDMNLTYEKEAELMQSHMMDQAINNAITYLGAEALHPLMQHPPSTIAEVAPVISSAYSQVYHPNRIERPISRETADSHENNMDGPISLIRPKSRPQEREASPSNSCLDSTDSESSHDDHQSYQGNPALNPKRKQSPAYMKEDVKALDTTKAPKGSLKDIYKVFNGEGEQIRAFKCEHCRVLFLDHVMYTIHMGCHGYRDPLECNICGYRSQDRYEFSSHIVRGEHTFH
- the IKZF2 gene encoding zinc finger protein Helios isoform X4; this encodes MHCTLTMETEAIDGYITCDNELSPEREHSNMAIDLTSSTPNGQHASPSHMTSTNSVKLEMQSDEECDRKPLSREDEIRGHDEGSSLEEPLIESSEVADNRKVQELQGEGGIRLPNGERPFHCNQCGASFTQKGNLLRHIKLHSGEKPFKCPFCSYACRRRDALTGHLRTHSVGKPHKCNYCGRSYKQRSSLEEHKERCHNYLQNVSMEAAGQVMSHHVPPMEDCKEQEPIMDNNISLVPFERPAVIEKLTGNMGKRKSSTPQKFVGEKLMRFSYPDIHFDMNLTYEKEAELMQSHMMDQAINNAITYLGAEALHPLMQHPPSTIAEVAPVISSAYSQVYHPNRIERPISRETADSHENNMDGPISLIRPKSRPQEREASPSNSCLDSTDSESSHDDHQSYQGNPALNPKRKQSPAYMKEDVKALDTTKAPKGSLKDIYKVFNGEGEQIRAFKCEHCRVLFLDHVMYTIHMGCHGYRDPLECNICGYRSQDRYEFSSHIVRGEHTFH
- the IKZF2 gene encoding zinc finger protein Helios isoform X6, producing the protein METEAIDGYITCDNELSPEREHSNMAIDLTSSTPNGQHASPSHMTSTNSVKLEMQSDEECDRKPLSREDEIRGHDEGSSLEEPLIESSEVADNRKVQELQGEGGIRLPNGERPFHCNQCGASFTQKGNLLRHIKLHSGEKPFKCPFCSYACRRRDALTGHLRTHSVGKPHKCNYCGRSYKQRSSLEEHKERCHNYLQNVSMEAAGQVMSHHVPPMEDCKEQEPIMDNNISLVPFERPAVIEKLTGNMGKRKSSTPQKFVGEKLMRFSYPDIHFDMNLTYEKEAELMQSHMMDQAINNAITYLGAEALHPLMQHPPSTIAEVAPVISSAYSQVYHPNRIERPISRETADSHENNMDGPISLIRPKSRPQEREASPSNSCLDSTDSESSHDDHQSYQGNPALNPKRKQSPAYMKEDVKALDTTKAPKGSLKDIYKVFNGEGEQIRAFKCEHCRVLFLDHVMYTIHMGCHGYRDPLECNICGYRSQDRYEFSSHIVRGEHTFH
- the IKZF2 gene encoding zinc finger protein Helios isoform X10, producing the protein MEAAGQVMSHHVPPMEDCKEQEPIMDNNISLVPFERPAVIEKLTGNMGKRKSSTPQKFVGEKLMRFSYPDIHFDMNLTYEKEAELMQSHMMDQAINNAITYLGAEALHPLMQHPPSTIAEVAPVISSAYSQVYHPNRIERPISRETADSHENNMDGPISLIRPKSRPQEREASPSNSCLDSTDSESSHDDHQSYQGNPALNPKRKQSPAYMKEDVKALDTTKAPKGSLKDIYKVFNGEGEQIRAFKCEHCRVLFLDHVMYTIHMGCHGYRDPLECNICGYRSQDRYEFSSHIVRGEHTFH